The proteins below come from a single Bdellovibrionales bacterium genomic window:
- a CDS encoding transposase, translating to MAEIRFSCSPVTMLKKASLEGTQNRALLVLTVYLLALISFAKASAADSIVPLPKLTSEVLLNDKPNHRVYGQLRLEGMKYFTELPDAPNLTYSQFLSGQLSYVGETAWLENAADFSAGTFFSMNQSHIVVHELYTSPRTDGYRFYVGRKKNTWSEADHEWNLGVWQPYFELDALRPEEQGLTGVFFDVNRENWQVMILATPIFIPSVAADVREENGGLVADSRWYHAPSREAELFNNKPTPIIYQLSIPETAKLAGHGGTAMFTRFGNKEKGFWVASSAGYTPVNQLLLKRNVKYQMTDDTGGVIVSPDVTYHSVFSADMGYTVGNTRVVASYIQDNPQTVMPETDWAIQQLSGIRAYSAGVEWTIPKFFSRSILMQLSYLRVDGGNIQDIGSDGKPDDINLYDQRLKFTNAAKIKVQGELARFYRRPLVTKFSYLYDKDQKGSMVNTEFLFYPTQEWALVMGADFLGTDDETFKPSGFLNQYRANDRVYGGMTYVF from the coding sequence ATGGCTGAAATCCGATTTTCTTGCTCTCCTGTGACGATGCTGAAAAAGGCATCCCTTGAGGGGACCCAAAACCGAGCTCTTTTAGTGCTGACAGTATACCTGTTAGCTCTGATTTCTTTTGCTAAAGCCTCTGCGGCCGACAGCATTGTCCCCCTTCCCAAGCTGACCTCTGAAGTCCTTTTGAATGACAAACCAAACCACCGCGTTTACGGCCAGCTCCGCCTAGAGGGCATGAAGTACTTTACCGAGCTTCCGGATGCGCCGAATTTGACGTACAGCCAATTCCTCTCGGGGCAATTGAGCTACGTCGGTGAAACTGCGTGGCTTGAGAACGCAGCCGACTTTTCTGCCGGGACGTTCTTCTCGATGAACCAGTCGCACATTGTGGTGCATGAGCTGTACACTTCTCCGCGCACCGACGGCTACCGCTTCTACGTGGGCCGTAAGAAAAACACCTGGAGTGAAGCTGACCACGAATGGAACCTCGGCGTGTGGCAGCCGTACTTCGAGCTCGATGCTCTTCGTCCTGAGGAGCAGGGTCTGACAGGCGTGTTCTTCGACGTGAACCGCGAGAACTGGCAAGTGATGATCCTCGCAACGCCGATCTTTATTCCAAGTGTTGCCGCTGACGTGCGTGAAGAAAACGGCGGCCTTGTGGCGGACAGCCGCTGGTACCATGCGCCCAGCCGTGAAGCGGAATTGTTCAACAACAAACCGACTCCGATCATTTACCAATTGAGCATTCCTGAGACGGCAAAGCTCGCGGGACATGGTGGAACAGCGATGTTTACCCGCTTCGGGAACAAAGAAAAAGGTTTCTGGGTGGCGAGCAGTGCCGGTTACACGCCGGTGAATCAGTTGCTGTTAAAGCGGAATGTGAAATACCAAATGACCGACGACACGGGCGGCGTGATCGTGTCACCGGATGTGACTTATCACTCGGTGTTCTCCGCGGACATGGGTTACACGGTTGGAAACACGCGCGTCGTGGCTTCTTACATTCAGGACAACCCGCAAACGGTGATGCCTGAAACAGACTGGGCCATTCAGCAACTCAGCGGCATCCGCGCGTACTCCGCCGGCGTTGAGTGGACGATTCCGAAATTCTTCTCGCGCTCCATTCTCATGCAGCTTTCTTACCTACGCGTTGACGGGGGTAACATCCAGGATATTGGCAGTGATGGTAAACCGGATGATATCAACCTCTATGATCAGCGTTTGAAATTCACCAACGCGGCAAAGATCAAAGTTCAAGGGGAGCTAGCACGCTTCTACCGCCGCCCACTGGTCACGAAATTCAGCTATCTCTATGACAAAGATCAAAAAGGTTCCATGGTGAACACTGAGTTCTTGTTCTATCCAACGCAGGAGTGGGCTCTTGTGATGGGGGCGGACTTCCTCGGCACCGACGATGAGACCTTTAAGCCTTCAGGCTTCTTGAATCAGTACCGTGCAAACGACCGTGTCTACGGGGGTATGACGTATGTTTTCTAA
- a CDS encoding DUF2817 domain-containing protein: MLPEIQQVEKIIRELGPLVRWEILTHSEKGELRLPIHKLSFGSEDPAAPVVGLVGGIHGLERIGSQVCISLLHSFSELILWDQSLRHSLKNLRIFFIPVVNPIGISHRTRSNPNGVDLMRNAPVEADAPPRLLGGHRYSSRLPWYRGVEGAPMEPEAVALVESVKREAFQSKLAITIDFHSGFGLQDQIWFPYAKSKKPYPGIGVAHAFKELFDRTYPNHFYRIEPQALNYTTHGDLWDYLYDQYTEKGPKEGVYLPLCLEMGSWMWVKKNPLQLFNLQGYFNPTKSHRMKRTLRRHNTFFDFTLRAALSPQSWAYLSEEQRLKHESLANDLWYA, translated from the coding sequence ATGTTGCCAGAGATACAACAAGTCGAAAAAATCATCCGTGAATTAGGGCCCTTAGTGCGATGGGAAATTTTGACCCATAGTGAAAAAGGGGAGTTGCGCCTTCCGATTCACAAACTGAGTTTTGGCAGCGAGGATCCTGCGGCACCCGTTGTTGGTCTCGTTGGCGGCATCCATGGTTTGGAGCGCATTGGCTCGCAAGTGTGCATCTCGCTTTTGCACTCGTTCTCGGAGCTTATCCTCTGGGATCAAAGCCTGCGCCATTCTCTGAAGAATCTGCGCATTTTCTTTATTCCCGTAGTGAACCCGATCGGGATTTCCCATCGCACTCGGAGCAATCCGAACGGCGTGGATCTGATGCGAAATGCGCCGGTTGAGGCGGATGCTCCACCACGACTTTTGGGTGGGCACAGGTATTCGTCACGATTGCCATGGTATCGGGGAGTCGAGGGCGCACCGATGGAGCCCGAAGCAGTAGCCCTCGTCGAGTCTGTGAAGCGCGAAGCTTTTCAGTCCAAACTTGCGATCACTATCGATTTCCACTCTGGCTTTGGTTTGCAGGATCAGATCTGGTTTCCGTACGCAAAAAGCAAGAAGCCTTACCCAGGTATTGGCGTTGCTCACGCGTTCAAAGAACTCTTCGACCGAACGTACCCAAACCACTTCTATCGTATAGAACCCCAGGCTTTGAACTATACGACCCACGGAGATTTGTGGGACTACCTCTACGACCAATACACAGAAAAAGGCCCGAAAGAGGGAGTCTACTTGCCTTTGTGTTTAGAGATGGGATCCTGGATGTGGGTGAAGAAAAATCCACTGCAACTCTTTAATCTGCAAGGCTATTTTAACCCGACGAAGTCGCATCGAATGAAGCGCACTCTCCGTCGACATAATACCTTTTTCGACTTCACCCTCAGAGCCGCACTCTCGCCCCAATCGTGGGCCTATCTCTCCGAGGAGCAGCGCCTGAAACACGAGTCCCTAGCGAACGACCTTTGGTATGCTTGA
- a CDS encoding DUF1338 domain-containing protein, translating into MTIQKLLDMMWKDYCELNPAAKKIHDLFVAEGETVLNDHIALRTFNHPRLGIRQMAKHFEAMGYKMADNEYHFTEKKLYARHWQHSDETLPKIFISELELEKVSPFIRETVNKLVDQIPDAVLNSETFTLSGRPWNMSYELYEKLAKESEYASWVAAHGFRPNHFTVFINPLKKFNDILTLNKFVTAKGFVLNKSGGEVKGTPADYLEQSSTMASEIPVKFSDGTHNIPGCYYEFAKRYALSNGKLYQGFVAKSADKIFESTNKM; encoded by the coding sequence ATGACCATTCAAAAACTTCTCGACATGATGTGGAAGGACTATTGCGAACTCAACCCGGCCGCTAAGAAGATCCATGATCTTTTTGTCGCTGAGGGCGAAACGGTTTTGAACGACCATATTGCTTTGCGCACTTTCAATCACCCGCGTTTAGGCATCCGTCAAATGGCGAAACACTTCGAAGCCATGGGCTACAAAATGGCCGACAACGAGTATCACTTCACTGAAAAGAAACTCTACGCACGTCACTGGCAACACTCTGACGAGACTTTGCCAAAGATCTTCATCAGTGAACTCGAGCTTGAAAAAGTCTCTCCGTTCATTCGCGAGACTGTGAACAAGCTGGTGGATCAGATTCCGGATGCTGTTTTGAACTCTGAGACTTTCACTTTGTCTGGCCGTCCTTGGAATATGAGCTATGAGCTCTATGAGAAACTGGCGAAGGAAAGTGAATACGCTTCGTGGGTTGCGGCGCACGGTTTTAGACCGAACCACTTCACAGTGTTCATCAATCCTTTGAAGAAATTTAACGACATCCTGACTTTGAATAAGTTTGTCACAGCAAAGGGTTTTGTTTTGAACAAGTCCGGCGGCGAAGTGAAAGGCACTCCAGCGGATTACCTTGAGCAAAGCTCAACGATGGCGAGTGAAATTCCGGTAAAATTTAGTGATGGTACGCACAATATTCCGGGATGTTACTACGAATTCGCGAAACGTTATGCTTTGAGTAACGGCAAGCTCTATCAGGGCTTTGTTGCGAAGTCGGCTGACAAGATTTTCGAATCTACCAACAAAATGTAA